A segment of the Pseudomonas versuta genome:
ACCAGTAGCCAATCACTTCAACCAGCCGGTACAACTTCGCCCGTTCGCGCCGAGCCACCGCACTGCGGCGCTGACAGGTAATCAATAAAGTGCCCAATACCAGAAACTTCACACACGGCACTGCGACGCTGGCGATAAAAATCAGCAGCGCAAGATCCCATGATCCGCTCTGCCAAAACTCCCAGACCCCGCTCATGATGGTGTTTTCACTGCCATTGCCAAAGGCATCGGTGTACATCACCGGCAAAAGATTGGCCGGGATATAGAACACCAGGCTGGCAATCAAAAAAGCCCAGGTGCGGCTAAAACTATTGGGTTTTCGCCCATGCAACACAGAGTCACAACGCGGACAGCGCCGGTCGCTCGCCGCACAGGCACGGTCGCAGGTATGACAGAGCGTCAGGTTCAGCTCTGAAGCATAGGGAGGAGACATCATTGTGGCGACACTTCCAGGTCATCCCACAAACGACGAATATCCTTGCCGGAAATCAGTATGATCAGCACCGTCAGCATGCCCAGCGCCCACAGCCCGAGGCCGGGGTGCACATCCAGCATGCCCGCCAGTTTGACCACCGTCACCAGAACGCCCAACAGACACACTTCGAGCATGCTCCATGGCCGCAGTTGCTCCAGGGTACGCATGCATATCTTGAAGCCCGGCGCGGCGCGGCGCCTGAGCGCATAAAACAACACCCAGCAAAGCAACACGATCTGCAGCAGTGGCGCGACAATGATCGTAATACCCGCCACTATTGCGATCACACTGATAGGCCCTTGCGCCAGGGCGCTTACCGACTGCCACAGCTCGGCCTGATTATTCAGACCCTGAAAACTGATGGTGATGACCGGAAATACATTGGCAAAGACGAACATCACCGCGGCGGCGATGGTTAAAGCCAAGTGTTGTTGAAGGTTCAAACGCCTCGAGCGATCGAGGATGCAAGCACAACGTACACAGCGGGCCACCTCACCGCGCTTCAGAACCACGGGTGTGTAGACCGAGTCGCAATGTTCACAAATTTTCAAGGCACAAGAAGCGGTCATATCGCACAAGCCCGTAAAGTTGGTTAGCAGTGCTAGAACGCGAGGGTCGGGCTTGTGAAATCCACGTCCATTGGTTGCCCGCTTACCTGAACGCCGAAACCGAAAATATCTATAGGGTGTTAATCGCCCAGCATGACAAACATCGAGAGTGAGTCCTGCCAGGAACTCAAATGACTCTAGACTGTTTTTGAGGCGCCATCGAATGGGTACAAAAGACCGAACGCAACAGGACGATTGGGGGGCTGATTGGGGTCCCCCTTGACGCGATGCAGCGACTGGATCAATAAACGGCTTTATCCCTTCAACTCAACATGAGTGAGAGACCAATGCACAAATTTTGGGAAAGATTTCTGTGCCTGCTCGACAACGACATCAGCACAAAGATATTCGACAACATCAAAAACCTGCTCGTCTGCGCGTTAATGTTTGCGGCCGGGACCAACGCGCTGAAAAACGGACGTCATGTATTTTTCGACCTGACCGCGAGCAACCTGGCGGGCTGGGGCATCATTGCCATCTCCGCAATACTGACCCTGCTCAATGTCTGCGATGGCCTGCGCAAGTTGGCAAAACTTCGCTATCACACGGCGCTGCAAATAGTACTGTTTCTAGCCTATGTACTGGTGGCCGGACGCATTGTAGAGGTGGTCTGGAACTTCCGTGCGTGACACTTTCAAAACCCGAGACTCACCAACATCATCTTATTACTGGCCACTTCGCAGCCTGCCTCTACGTAGATGCTGCTTTGGGCAGAGCTTTACGAGCAAGGTGATCGGCGAGAGTGTTATGACCCAAAGTAGTAAATCATGATCACTGCTGCGTAATTACAGGAGGCCACTGATTTTCTCAGTGCCGCATTTATCAACGGCAGGCGATGAAAGAAAAATCGATACCACTTTCTCAGAGACCTCCCTCCCCAGACTGAAACGTATGCTTGGGGTCTCTAATGCATTAATCACCCTCACATCAGCAACCTGCAGACCATTTATGGTCACCTTCAGGTTTCCCTGAATGGAGTCACGCGTGATTTCAAACATGCGCTTGCGGGCCGCAGGGGCAAGCTCGACATCCAGTGCAATCTGGTTGGGGTCAGCCGCATCGTGGTCCAGCAAAACAAGGCTGACTCGGTCAAAGTCACACCGTGGCGACAAGTCGATTGTTGCGGCTTGGGCTTTAGCTGTGAAGCAAACCATAAGCAGCAGCGTTGCATAGCGGCTCATAACATTTGATCTCGCGCGACAAGGGATATCCAGGAGGCAGGCACTGCTGTGGCAAAGTTGACCCTATATGGGCGGGAGCTGGCTTGCCAGCGATGGCGGTGAATCAGCCAGTAAGCCTTGTGCCTGAATGTAACGGCTTCGGGTCAGGGCATTTTTACCGGCTCAGCGTCCTGTAGGGTCAAGAGTGCTAAGGAGGTCAGTGAAGCCGCAACCCCCTTTACCTCGATAGCTTCCAGGGCTTACGCCATCACCCAGCTCTGAACCTGCTGCGAACCGTGTTCCTGTCTCCAGGCTTTAAGCGTCTTGTGATTGCTGCCCTTGGTCTCGACGACTTCGTTGGTGTGCGGGTTCAGATAGCGCTTAAGAGCCCTGGGAGCCCGCTGCCCTTTGCGACCGGCCACTTTCTGGGCATTGCCGGCAGAAACGTGCGGCCCGAGCAGAGCGACGATCTGAGGCAGGCCTACACCGTACTCACTCATAAGCGAGCGCAGTTTGTCTTCGAACTCTGACTCGGCCTGGAAAGACTTGTCATTTTTGAGGGTTTCCAGGACGTGCTGCTGTTCGGCGATCAGACGCTCGAGTTCTCGGTATTGGGCGATTTTGGACATGGGCGGATACTCTCTGAATAAGTACTGGGAAAAATCATGGGTTATTAATGAAGGCGATTGTGCAACCTTGTTGCCGACACTCGCTGTGCAGACGACCCGGGGCGGTTTGACAGCCCCCCAGTAGAACCCTCGCCTGCCCAAGAGCAACTTCATCTTCTCGAGTTATTAATCAATCCCTCGATAAAAAACTCTATATGCCCTCTGGGACTACTCGGCATTGGCCAGGTGCCAATATTTTTTGCGAGGGCCCTGAATGCTTTTGCGCTCTTGGAGCGAGGAAAACTTCGGTAGACTGCGCGTTGTTGAAGTGCCGCCGTGCGCATATCCTGGTCGTACGGAATCGCCCCCGCATACTGCAAAGTGACATTCAAAAAGTTATCCGTAAGCTTGATCAACTTGGCGTACAGCCGTTGGCCGTCCAGAGGGTTGTGCAGCATGCTGGCCAGCACCCGAAAACGGCTGATACCGTAATCACGATTAAGCAGTTTGATCAGTGCATAGGCATCGATGATTGAGGCCGGTTCGTCACACACCACCAGCAACACTTCCTGGGCCGCCCGAACAAAACTGACGACCGACTCACCGATCCCTGACGCTGTATCAATCACCAAGACATCGAGTGTATCCGCTATGTCTCTGAATACATTGATCAAGCCGGCATACTGAGCCGGCGACAAATAAGCCAGGTTTGGTATACCCGATGCTGCATGGGCAATAATGACCCCGCCGGGCCCGCGTATCAGTACATCGGATAATTCACAGCGGCCCTCAATCAGATCAGCCAGTGTGTACTGCGGGGTCAGCCCCAGCAGAATAGCTATATTTGATAACCCAAGATCAGCTTCCAGCAATACAACCCGTTTCCCGAGTTCCGCCAACGCCAATGAAAGATTGATAGCAACAACTGTCTTGCCGACGCCACCCTTACCGCTGGTGACGGCAATAACTTGTACACAATGTCCGCGTTCCATACTTTCTACGCCCTTCCATGTGTGACGTGTGAACAATCTTTTAAAGCGGGGAGTAACTTAAAAGCCGAGGCGACAAACTTTAATAACATTGGCCGATAGAGTAACTGACACCGAAATACAATTAAACCAGCTCACCTGCCGCCACCGATTCCTGCCTCAGAACATAAAACACAGTCGACCCCGAAAGTTCTTGGGCGCCGGAGGAGATGGCACAGGGTGATACCTGCTGCAGGCCAACTGTTTTTTATGGTTAACGGGTGGCCCGCCCCCCAGGAAACGATTCAACCATCCTCTTGAAGAATCACTAGTCCAGGCAATGCAAGGCGTCAAGAACGCTAATTTATAAAAAAAAAAAGCAAAAGAAAAGCCATATAAAACAAATTCCAAGTTTAAAGCGCCTAAAAGTCAGCCTAATGGCGCCGGTATTCTGTCAACGCCAAATCGCTCAAAGGAGAATTCCCCGCGCTATATAAGGCTAACGCCGGATTGCCGAATATCGACAAGCCGGTTCTATGGCGCCAGCCACCCGTCAACTCGCAAGAAAAACACAAATAAAAGCGTCAACGCCTGTTACAGGCCACCCACTTTGGCACTATCATCAACTACTGGTTATTTCCCGTGCCGAGAAACTCACACTGAAAAGAACCGACTTCTACAACTAAAAAGTTAAAAACAGCTAACACCTAAACTTAGTCACTCCCCAAAGACCCTTTCCATATACACGGACAAAACCCTCAAGCCTGCACACTTGCCTATCAGGCACTTAAAGCCGTCGCGATTGCACTCATCGCAACTTCTTCGTTATAAAGATAACGGATAAATCTATTAATGGATGATCTCATGCCCCCCGCCACCAGCCCACCACTAAACAATGACGCCTACAGTTCAATAAATGATCTGTTCAATACACGCTCGACCCCAAAGGCATACTCATGAAAAAAGTATCGAGCCGTGGCTGGAGGTGGGCTTATCACAAGTTACGCGGTCTGCAGTGTTCCAGAGTGTCTTCTTTGTATAGAGCAACACTGTTTTCGATGCGAGGCGATACCGGGACTTTTATGAACGACCGCACGTGGCAAAAGATACGCCTGCACCGATAGCCAATGGTCAGGCTTTGTTGATGCGCTCAACAATCCGGTACACCGCCGGCAAGTGCAGCTACCACCCCGCCTCTGCAGGAGCGAGCACGCCCGCTCCTGCAACAGGTTTGTGCGATGGCGCGGTGAACAGCCCAGCCTCAATCGCCCAATGCCGTACCTTCACGCCGAGGATCGGCACCGGCGGCCCAGCCGGTTTCATCCCGAATAATAATCTGGGTTCCACTGGTCATCTCGATAGCGGACACCTCGTGCCCTCGGTCTTTCAACGCCTGCACCAGTGCCGGGCTGACACGTCCGGCTTCGACCTCTGTCGCGACATTGCGACTGCCGAAATTGGGAAGGCCGATGGCGTCCTGCGGGTTGAGTTTCCAGTCCAGCAGCCCCACCACCGCCTTGTTTACGTATTCGATGATCTGCGAGCCCCCAGGTGAGCCGACAGTGGCAACCAGCTCGCCACTCTTGCGATCAAATACCAGGGTCGGGGCCATGGAAGAACGGGGCCGTTTGCCCGGCTCGATACGGTTGGCAACCGGCTGACCGTTCTCATCCGGGATGAAGGAAAAGTCAGTGAGCTGGTTGTTGAGAATGAAACCATTGCTCATCACATGCGAACCAAATGCCGACTCAACCGAAGTGGTCATCGAGATCGCGCCCCCCTGATCATCGACGGCGGCAATCTGCGAGGTCGAAATCCGCAGCGGGGATCGATCGGGTGCCAGGGCCAGGTTGATCCCCGGTGGCGTTCCGGCATCCGCACGGCCCATACTTTTGTCCCCGATCAGGGTCGCCCGGCTCTGCAGATAATTCTTATCGGTCAGGCCTTTCACATTCACCGGGACGAAGTCGCTGTCCGCCAGATACAACGCCCGGTCGGCATAGGCCAGGCGCTCTGCTTCAGCCATCAGGTGCACCGCAGTGGCCGAGGGCTGCAGGCCAACAGGAGGCATGGTGGCCAGATCCAGCGCGGCAGATCTGCGTTGCAAGGCATCCAGAATCCCCAATGTCTGGAGCACCGCGACGCCCCCTGAAGAAGGCGGCGGCATGCCACACACGCGCCACTGCTTGTAATCACCACACACCGGGTGACGCTCTTTGGCCCGGTAACCGCTGATATCGGCCAAAGACAACGAACCCGGATTGGGATGGGAATTGACCTGCTCAACCATCGCCTGCGCGATGGCGCCTTGGTAGAACGCCTCCACGCCCCGGTCGGCAATGGCCTGAAGGGTGCGGGCCAGCTGCGGGTTCTTCAGCACTGTGCCAACCGGCAAGGGCTGGCCCTGCTCTGTGAGCAGGTATTTGGCCAGGGCCGGCGACTGTGCAATGAATTTGTCTGCCACGATCTGCGAGTGCAGTCGTGCAGACACCGGAAAACCTTCACTGGCCAACCGAATGGCGGGTTCAAACAGTTCATTCCACGGCAGTTTGCCGTGTTGTTCATGGGCCATTTGCAGCGCCCTGAGCACACCGGGCACCCCCACCGAAAGCCCGCCTATCTGAGCATCGGTAAAGGCAACCGGCTTGCCGGCTGCATCCAGGAACATGCGTTTGTCGGCCCCTGCCGGTGCTGTTTCCCGACCATCAAAGGCCTGCACCTTGTGTCCGTCCCAGTACATGATGAAAGCACCGCCGCCGATGCCGCTTGCCTGCGGCTCTACCAGCGTCAGGACGGCCTGCATGGCAATGGCGGCATCAATCGCAGAACCGCCTTTGCGCAGCATCTGCTGGCCTGCAGCGGTGGCCAGCGGGTTAGCCGCCGCAGCCATGTGGCGCGTGGCATGCACGGGCACCATATCGGCCCGATAACCCGAGGCGATCTCGGGTGCGGGCGGTAATTCGGAGGTTTTCCCAAGGCCCGGTTTCTCACTGCTGCAGCCCCCGATCCAGAGGGCCAAAGCCGACAAACCAATCACATAGACATTATTTTTTTTAGCGCGCAGGGTAATGATCAAAACGGCTTCCTTCTTCCTTGCTTGGTAATGCGCGGCCCAGCGGGCCAAAACGCAAACCCTCAAAAGTCATGACTTCAGAGGTACGGCTGGACGTGATCCTGCATCACATCGCGAGCCTGGCAAAGAACAAATAACCCGTCAGCGCCGATGGGCCAGTGAACGCACCAGCCCGTCGCCCAGGCTTTGTACGCTCTGCACCAGAATCACCAGCACCACCACCGTGGCCACCATCACCTGATTATTGAAGCGCTGATAGCCATAACGGATCGCCAGGTCACCCAGCCCGCCACCGCCAATGACCCCGGCCATGGATGAAAACCCGATCAGCATCACCAGCGTCAATGTCAGCCCCGCCAACAAGGCCGGCAGTGCTTCGGGCAGCAGCACCTTGAAGATCACATGACCAATATGGCCGCCCATGGCCAGGATCGCTTCGATCCGGCCCTTGTCTACTTCGTCCAGCGCGTTCTCGACAATCCGGGCAAAAAACGGAAAGGCACCAATGGTGATCGGCACTACCGCGGCGGTACTGCCCAGAGTGGTACCCACCAGCAGCCGGGTCAGCGGAATCAGGGCAATCAGCATCACCACAAAGGGCAGTGAGCGCCCCAGGTTGATCACCGCCCCCAGCACCCGGTTGATTCGCGGCAGCGGGAAAAGTCCGTCGCGGCGGCTGATGAATAGCAACACCCCGACCGGCAGGCCGATCAGCACGGTGAAGATTGCTGCCAGCAGCACCATGTACAAGGTTTCGCCGGTGGCGTTGAGCAACAGTTGGAGAATTTCATGCCAGTCCGTTTTCATCCTGCCCTCACCATTTGCAGACCGGGCGCCAGCAACCGCCCCAGTTTTGACGACGGATCAGCCTGCAACTGCACCAGGCTGCCACTCTCCACAATGCGCCCGGCGGCCAGGGACACCGCGCTGTCGCAAATGGCCTTGACCACCTCCAGTTCGTGGGTAATCAACACGATGGTCACTCCCAGCTGACGATTGATATTGCGCAGCAATTGCAGAATCGAATCCGTGGTTTCCGGGTCCAGGGCGCTGGTGGCCTCGTCCGACAGGATATAAGCCGGACGCGCTGCCAAAGCCCGGGCAATGCCCACCCGCTGTTTCTGCCCGCCGGACAGCTGGGACGGAAATGCTTGCGCCTTGTCGCTCAGGCCCACCAGATCCAGCAGCTCGCGGACCCGGCTATGGCGCTGTTCTTTGCTGACCCGGGCAATTTCCAGGGGCACGGCGACATTGTCGAAGACATTGCGCGAGTGCAGCAGGTTGAAGCCCTGGAAAATCATCCCGATGCGCTGACGCTGACGGCGCAATTCACTGTCAGTCAGGGCTGTGAGGTCCGCCCCGTCCAGCAGAATGCGCCCGCGGGTGGGTCGTTCGAGCAGATTGAGACAACGCAGCAACGTCGACTTGCCCGCCCCGCTACGCCCGAGAATCCCGAAAATAGCGCCATCGGCAATGCTCAGCGACACCTTGTCCAGCGCCGGAGGCTGGCCCGGCCCATAGATTTTGCTCAACTGCTCGACGACGATCATGGCTTGCTGTCCGCGGCCGTCACCGGGAGCACCGAACCCGAGAAATTGTCGGTGATGTACTTGGCAACCTCAGGGGAAGTCAGGTCTTTGGCCAGTTGCCTGATGCGTGGGTCATCCTGCAGTTTGGGGAGGGTCACCAGAATATTGGCGTACGGATTACCCGCTGACTTCTCCAGCCCCAGCGCATCCTTGGCCGGCACCAGGCCTGCTTCCAGCGCGTAGTTGCCGTTAATCACCGCCAGGTCCACGTCATCCAGTGCGCGGGGAATCTGCGGTGATTCGATTTCGAGGATCTTCAGTTGTTTGGGGTTTTCGGCAATGTCCTTCGGGGTTGCCTGATCGGTGGCCGGGTCATTGAAGCCGGGCTTGAGCTTGATCAGCCCGTTGTCCTGCAACAGGTACAGCGAGCGACTGAGGTTTGTGACGTTGTTAGGCACTGCGACCGTCGCTTTTTGCGGCACATCGGCGAAGGTCTTGTGACGATGGGAATAAATCCCCAGTGGCTCGATATGCACAGTGGCCGCCACCACAAATTTTTGCCCGAGCGCCTGCTCCTGAGTTTTCAGATACGGCAGATGCTGGAAGTAATTGGCGTCCACATCACCATGGGCCAGCAGCTCATTGGAGTTCACGCCATTGGGGATCTCGATCACCTTGATATTCAACTGCGGGTCGATCTTTTGCACAAACGCCAGAATCTGGGCGTGGGGTACCGGGTCCGCCGCCACTCTTAACGGCTCCTGGGCCAGGGCACTGAAAGAGGTCAGCAACGCGCCGAGCACGGCCAGGGTCAAGCCAGTTTTTTTGAACATGGTGCAGTCCTTTTATCAAGCGCTCAGGGCGTCGGGAATCAAAGCATCGGCGTAATAACGCCGGGCAACATCAGGGTGCGAGCGCAGGCGGCCTTTGAGATAGTTCCAGCCCACATCACGAAACAACGGATTATCCGGATCGCTGGCCGGACCCCGCGCTTCACGCAGCAATGCCGTCGGCAAGGGATACAGCGGCACCACGGCATCCAGTTGCGCGCCGAGAAAAAACGCAATCGACAGCCGCTCATTACCCGCCTGCGGTGACAGCACCCGGTGCACCGTGGCGCGCAGATAACCGTTGGTGGCCAGCTCCAGCAGTTCACCGATGTTCACCACCAGCGTGTTCTCCAGCGGCAGCGCATCGATCCAGCGCCCCTCTTCAATCTCGACTTGCAGACCGGCCTGGCGGTCTTGCAACAGAAAGCTCAGAAAGCCCGAGTCCTTGTGCGCGCCCACCCCCTGATTACTCTGCTGCGGCGCCTGCCCCGGATAACGCATCAACTTGATGTGCTCATTGGGCTGGTCGCCGTACAGCCGGTCGAAAGCCTCCTGGGGCAGCGACAACGCCTCAGCGAAAGCCCGCAACAGCCGCAGAGACATGCCAGTCATGGCTTGTTGCCAGTCAAGCAGCAAGGGTTTCAGTTCAGGCAGTGCCGCCGGCCATTGATTGGGGCCTTGCAGGCGCGCCCACCAGGGGCTGTTGTCATCGATCGGCAACACCGCTCTTTCGGCACCCAGATCGAACTGTTCACGCAGATCGGGCTGGCCCCGGGTGATCTCGGAAGCGGCACGGTTGTAACCGCGAAAGTGCGGTGAATTGATCATGCCGACCGCGGCTTTTTCGCTGTCCGGCAGGGCAAAGAACTGCCTGGCACTGGCCTGTACCTGCTGCAACAATTCGCTATCAATACCGTGCCCGGTCAGATAGAAAAAACCCACATCCCGGGCGGCATGGCGCAGATCGTCAAGAAACCCCTGGCGCTGGATCGCGGTCCCGTCCAGCAAAGACAGATCCAGAATCGGCAAGGCGGTAATGTCCCGTGTATGCGGCATGGCTCACTCCCCTATGAATCAGCTAAAAGACGTTTTACCGATGTTTGACCGGCGATGACTTAAAGCTAAACGATCTTAAAAAGAGTCAGCCAATAACTTATTCGCATTACCTTAGGTGTAAAAAAGTCTCAGGGTTTGCGATTTTAAAGTGCATTGAAATTGGCAAAGCTGCAGGAGCAGAAAAGCTCGCGAGGCAAGCTCGCTCCCACAATCGATGTTTGCACGAGAAAAGAATCCCCCGACAACCCCGCCCCCGTGTAGGAGCGAGCTTGTCTCGCGATGGCGGAGTGTCTGAACCGATGCCCATTCTGGTTCACCGCCATCGCTGGCAAGTCAGCTCCTACAATAAATCCCCGACAACCCCCTCCCTGTAGGAGCGAGCTTGCTCGCGAGCTTTTCAAAGCAGCAATAAAGCGCTCGCGAGCAAGCTCGCTCCTACAGATTCTGTACCCTTACAGCCCCACCGGCTCCCCAAGGTTGAGCATCAAGCGATTGGCCCAGGCGAAGATCGCAATAGCGTGGATCAGGTCAAGAATCTCGCCGTCGTCCAGCCCCTGTTCGCGCAAGCCCTGCAATAACTCGGGGCGCAGTTGACCCGGGTTCAGGGTCAGGTCGATGGCGAACTGCACAATCGCCCGCTCCCGGGGGGTGGTGCCGGCACTGTGGGGGTCGGCAAAGACCTCGGCGATTGCATCATTGCGCTTGGCCAACTGCTCGAAACGCTGGGCATGCACCGAGGCGCAGTACACGCACCGGTTGATCCGCGACACCACTGCACTGGCCAGTTCGCGTTCGGCACGGGACAGGCCGCCCGGGGCATACATGATCGCATTGAACGCCAGCGAGCGCTGGCGCAGCACTTCAGGCTGATGGATCAGGGTCAGGTAATAGTCCGAAACTTTGGCCTGGGGATGGCTCTCTTCCAGTACCGCTTGCTGCTCGGCCGTGGCCTGCGCCAGATCGAGGGTCGGCAGCCAGGCCTTCCAGCCCAGGCTGCGGCTGGTGAAACCTTGAATATCCAGAAACTCACTCATTGCGCCGCCCCCAGTGCCTGCAGCGCACTCAGGCCTGCAGCCAGACGCACTTGATAGGAAATAAAGGCGATCAGCTGCCCCAGCGTGACCACATCCACCGGTGCCAGCCCCGCCGCCAACAGTTGCTCAAGGGCTGCGCGATCACCTGCAACCGGGTCCAGCACCAAGGTGCGGGTAAACCCCAGGATCGCCTCCAGCCGAGGTTGCCCCAGTGTGTGCAGCGCATCCTCTTCAACCGCCGCCAATACCCGGGGCTCCAGGTGCAACAGCTCGCGATAATGGGCCGCCAATGGCCCGTGCGGGG
Coding sequences within it:
- a CDS encoding CMD domain-containing protein, whose translation is MNSPAIPDLLDRLLLDAGGPVQQLRQARAKVVSATQGSYETLFDPDLPGNLSPEERLLVAWYACLLTPHGPLAAHYRELLHLEPRVLAAVEEDALHTLGQPRLEAILGFTRTLVLDPVAGDRAALEQLLAAGLAPVDVVTLGQLIAFISYQVRLAAGLSALQALGAAQ
- a CDS encoding paraquat-inducible protein A codes for the protein MTASCALKICEHCDSVYTPVVLKRGEVARCVRCACILDRSRRLNLQQHLALTIAAAVMFVFANVFPVITISFQGLNNQAELWQSVSALAQGPISVIAIVAGITIIVAPLLQIVLLCWVLFYALRRRAAPGFKICMRTLEQLRPWSMLEVCLLGVLVTVVKLAGMLDVHPGLGLWALGMLTVLIILISGKDIRRLWDDLEVSPQ
- a CDS encoding paraquat-inducible protein A, which gives rise to MMSPPYASELNLTLCHTCDRACAASDRRCPRCDSVLHGRKPNSFSRTWAFLIASLVFYIPANLLPVMYTDAFGNGSENTIMSGVWEFWQSGSWDLALLIFIASVAVPCVKFLVLGTLLITCQRRSAVARRERAKLYRLVEVIGYWSMLDVLVVALIVALVQFKSLSSIEPRMGILFFGGVVVLTMLAAMSFDPRLIWDAEAKDD
- a CDS encoding methionine ABC transporter ATP-binding protein translates to MIVVEQLSKIYGPGQPPALDKVSLSIADGAIFGILGRSGAGKSTLLRCLNLLERPTRGRILLDGADLTALTDSELRRQRQRIGMIFQGFNLLHSRNVFDNVAVPLEIARVSKEQRHSRVRELLDLVGLSDKAQAFPSQLSGGQKQRVGIARALAARPAYILSDEATSALDPETTDSILQLLRNINRQLGVTIVLITHELEVVKAICDSAVSLAAGRIVESGSLVQLQADPSSKLGRLLAPGLQMVRAG
- a CDS encoding methionine ABC transporter permease yields the protein MKTDWHEILQLLLNATGETLYMVLLAAIFTVLIGLPVGVLLFISRRDGLFPLPRINRVLGAVINLGRSLPFVVMLIALIPLTRLLVGTTLGSTAAVVPITIGAFPFFARIVENALDEVDKGRIEAILAMGGHIGHVIFKVLLPEALPALLAGLTLTLVMLIGFSSMAGVIGGGGLGDLAIRYGYQRFNNQVMVATVVVLVILVQSVQSLGDGLVRSLAHRR
- a CDS encoding histone-like nucleoid-structuring protein, MvaT/MvaU family codes for the protein MSKIAQYRELERLIAEQQHVLETLKNDKSFQAESEFEDKLRSLMSEYGVGLPQIVALLGPHVSAGNAQKVAGRKGQRAPRALKRYLNPHTNEVVETKGSNHKTLKAWRQEHGSQQVQSWVMA
- the ggt gene encoding gamma-glutamyltransferase, whose protein sequence is MIITLRAKKNNVYVIGLSALALWIGGCSSEKPGLGKTSELPPAPEIASGYRADMVPVHATRHMAAAANPLATAAGQQMLRKGGSAIDAAIAMQAVLTLVEPQASGIGGGAFIMYWDGHKVQAFDGRETAPAGADKRMFLDAAGKPVAFTDAQIGGLSVGVPGVLRALQMAHEQHGKLPWNELFEPAIRLASEGFPVSARLHSQIVADKFIAQSPALAKYLLTEQGQPLPVGTVLKNPQLARTLQAIADRGVEAFYQGAIAQAMVEQVNSHPNPGSLSLADISGYRAKERHPVCGDYKQWRVCGMPPPSSGGVAVLQTLGILDALQRRSAALDLATMPPVGLQPSATAVHLMAEAERLAYADRALYLADSDFVPVNVKGLTDKNYLQSRATLIGDKSMGRADAGTPPGINLALAPDRSPLRISTSQIAAVDDQGGAISMTTSVESAFGSHVMSNGFILNNQLTDFSFIPDENGQPVANRIEPGKRPRSSMAPTLVFDRKSGELVATVGSPGGSQIIEYVNKAVVGLLDWKLNPQDAIGLPNFGSRNVATEVEAGRVSPALVQALKDRGHEVSAIEMTSGTQIIIRDETGWAAGADPRREGTALGD
- a CDS encoding MinD/ParA family protein — translated: MERGHCVQVIAVTSGKGGVGKTVVAINLSLALAELGKRVVLLEADLGLSNIAILLGLTPQYTLADLIEGRCELSDVLIRGPGGVIIAHAASGIPNLAYLSPAQYAGLINVFRDIADTLDVLVIDTASGIGESVVSFVRAAQEVLLVVCDEPASIIDAYALIKLLNRDYGISRFRVLASMLHNPLDGQRLYAKLIKLTDNFLNVTLQYAGAIPYDQDMRTAALQQRAVYRSFPRSKSAKAFRALAKNIGTWPMPSSPRGHIEFFIEGLINNSRR
- a CDS encoding peroxidase-related enzyme (This protein belongs to a clade of uncharacterized proteins related to peroxidases such as the alkylhydroperoxidase AhpD.); protein product: MSEFLDIQGFTSRSLGWKAWLPTLDLAQATAEQQAVLEESHPQAKVSDYYLTLIHQPEVLRQRSLAFNAIMYAPGGLSRAERELASAVVSRINRCVYCASVHAQRFEQLAKRNDAIAEVFADPHSAGTTPRERAIVQFAIDLTLNPGQLRPELLQGLREQGLDDGEILDLIHAIAIFAWANRLMLNLGEPVGL
- a CDS encoding isopenicillin N synthase family dioxygenase, whose protein sequence is MPHTRDITALPILDLSLLDGTAIQRQGFLDDLRHAARDVGFFYLTGHGIDSELLQQVQASARQFFALPDSEKAAVGMINSPHFRGYNRAASEITRGQPDLREQFDLGAERAVLPIDDNSPWWARLQGPNQWPAALPELKPLLLDWQQAMTGMSLRLLRAFAEALSLPQEAFDRLYGDQPNEHIKLMRYPGQAPQQSNQGVGAHKDSGFLSFLLQDRQAGLQVEIEEGRWIDALPLENTLVVNIGELLELATNGYLRATVHRVLSPQAGNERLSIAFFLGAQLDAVVPLYPLPTALLREARGPASDPDNPLFRDVGWNYLKGRLRSHPDVARRYYADALIPDALSA
- a CDS encoding MetQ/NlpA family ABC transporter substrate-binding protein, with the protein product MFKKTGLTLAVLGALLTSFSALAQEPLRVAADPVPHAQILAFVQKIDPQLNIKVIEIPNGVNSNELLAHGDVDANYFQHLPYLKTQEQALGQKFVVAATVHIEPLGIYSHRHKTFADVPQKATVAVPNNVTNLSRSLYLLQDNGLIKLKPGFNDPATDQATPKDIAENPKQLKILEIESPQIPRALDDVDLAVINGNYALEAGLVPAKDALGLEKSAGNPYANILVTLPKLQDDPRIRQLAKDLTSPEVAKYITDNFSGSVLPVTAADSKP